One window of the Xiphophorus hellerii strain 12219 chromosome 15, Xiphophorus_hellerii-4.1, whole genome shotgun sequence genome contains the following:
- the atf3 gene encoding cyclic AMP-dependent transcription factor ATF-3: MQPERQKRKPPRQRSSGSFCPAQPEPEPEPEPRNFNRMMLQHSGLSLADISCSALVPCLSPPGSLTLDDFTSFSPIVKDELRTAIQAKRRSNGLSADVSSDGTSSGSDRASEPPSGRSGLKRELTTEEHDRRKRRRERNKIAAAKCRNKKKEKTECLQKESEKLESVNAELKQQIEELKQQKQQLVYMLNLHRPTCIVRAQNGQTPEDERDLFIQHIKDSAFQLHGLTASSSSAAAPLDSGALTLDDIRCSGHL; encoded by the exons ATGCAACCGGAGCGGCAGAAGCGCAAGCCGCCGCGGCAAAGGAGCAGCGGTTCATTTTGTCCAGctcaaccagaaccagaaccagaaccagaacctcggAACTTTAACAG GATGATGCTGCAGCATTCGGGTCTCTCTCTGGCCGACATCAGCTGCTCCGCCCTCGTCCCCTGCCTCTCGCCGCCTGGCTCGCTCACGCTGGACGACTTCACCAGCTTCTCGCCCATCGTGAAGGACGAGCTGCGGACGGCCATCCAGGCCAAGCGGCGGTCCAACGGGCTAAGCGCCGACGTCAGCTCGGACGGCACCAGCTCCGGGTCGGACCGGGCCTCAGAGCCGCCGTCGGGCCGCTCCGGCCTCAAGAGAGAG CTGACGACCGAGGAGCAcgacaggaggaagaggaggagagagaggaacaAGATCGCTGCTGCGAAATGTCGCAacaagaagaaggagaaaaccGAGTGTCTGCAGAAG GAGTCAGAGAAGCTGGAGAGCGTCAACGCAGAGCTGAAGCAGCAGATCgaggagctgaagcagcagaagcagcagctggtcTACATGCTCAACCTGCACCGGCCCACCTGCATCGTCCGCGCTCAGAACGGCCAGACGCCCGAAGACGAGCGCGACCTCTTCATCCAGCACATCAAGGACAGCGCCTTCCAGCTCCACGGCCTCACGGCCTCGTCCTCCTCTGCCGCGGCGCCGCTGGACAGCGGCGCGCTGACGCTGGACGACATTCGGTGTTCGGGTCACCTATGA